In the genome of Lacerta agilis isolate rLacAgi1 chromosome 2, rLacAgi1.pri, whole genome shotgun sequence, one region contains:
- the KIF2B gene encoding kinesin-like protein KIF2B, giving the protein MRTGAFYHQALDDCGCLPWAAACLPGPFSRYPLLPRIGTASSPRFKTRTVMAKQFGAIHVGTYLEIKRSDGRIHPALVTALHEDASSVTVEWIEKGVNKGKKVELGLAFSLNPHLAPMELSPEALSAPTPSDQGDHPTPPQNYVVTPIQKEKSGGDSEDRDFNKRPPSTGMAGKISPSPAHKSPCVLEVERMRERREKRHLEFMERRARRGASGAHPHADVIAVIEQYRAALQHGGSALLSQTGPLEPSRGCARKICVCVRKRPLNQREEELKEVDVVTIPCSDVVMVHEAKHKLDLTRYLENQTFRFDHAFDDQASNESVYKHTAQPLVEIIFRGGMATCFAYGQTGSGKTHTMGGDFSGKRQDSSKGIYAMTARDVFCLLEEPTYKILELQVFGAFFEIYWGKVYDLLNWKKRLRVLEDSNQQVQVVGLLEQEVASVEDVMKLIEIGNRCRTSGQTSANAHSSRSHAVFQIILKRRGRLHGKFSLIDLAGNERGADTSSADRQTRLEGAEINKSLLALKECIRALGRNKGHTPFRASKLTQVLRDSFIGENSCTCMIATISPGMRSCEHTLNTLRYANRVKELAVDPSAFRQLQPALPRSIFQLDDLTRPWTVQSLPETDEFKVFCVQNEDQVSPATVTFIARGRGQKKRKEMDEKALVEEHQESLRWLKGFLKMADDADYDMDFYASQFEAVLAQKIAILSEIQDKVKLFRANLCREEPGSNHVIVKRSRVL; this is encoded by the coding sequence ATGCGCACGGGTGCCTTTTACCACCAGGCGCTGGATGACTGTGGCTGTCTGCCTTGGGCGGCAGCGTGCCTGCCCGGCCCCTTCTCCCGCTACCCGCTCCTGCCGAGGATCGGCACCGCCTCCTCTCCCCGATTCAAGACGCGGACAGTCATGGCGAAGCAGTTCGGGGCCATCCACGTGGGCACCTACTTGGAGATCAAGCGGAGCGACGGGAGGATCCACCCGGCGTTGGTCACGGCGCTGCACGAGGACGCCAGCAGCGTGACCGTCGAGTGGATCGAGAAAGGAGTCAACAAGGGCAAGAAGGTGGAGCTGGGCCTCGCCTTCTCGCTCAACCCTCATTTGGCACCGATGGAGCTCAGCCCCGAGGCGCTCTCGGCGCCCACGCCGTCGGATCAAGGGGATCACCCCACCCCGCCGCAGAACTACGTGGTGACCCCCATCCAGAAGGAGAAGTCGGGGGGCGACAGTGAGGATCGCGACTTCAACAAGAGGCCCCCGTCGACGGGGATGGCGGGCAAGATCAGCCCCAGCCCCGCGCACAAATCGCCGTGCGTCCTGGAGGTGGAGAGGATGCGCGAGCGGCGAGAGAAGCGACACTTGGAGTTCATGGAGAGACGAGCGCGGCGCGGCGCCAGCGGCGCGCACCCGCACGCGGATGTGATCGCCGTGATAGAGCAGTACCGCGCCGCTTTGCAGCACGGCGGCTCAGCTCTCCTGTCCCAAACGGGCCCCCTGGAGCCCAGCCGCGGCTGCGCGCGCAAAATCTGCGTGTGCGTCCGCAAGAGGCCCCTCAACCAGCGCGAGGAGGAGCTCAAGGAGGTCGACGTGGTGACCATCCCTTGCTCGGACGTGGTGATGGTGCACGAAGCTAAGCATAAACTGGATCTCACCCGCTACCTGGAGAACCAGACCTTCCGCTTCGACCACGCCTTCGACGACCAAGCCTCCAACGAAAGTGTCTACAAGCACACGGCCCAACCTCTGGTGGAGATCATCTTCAGAGGAGGCATGGCCACGTGCTTTGCCTATGGGCAGACGGGCAGCGGCAAGACCCACACGATGGGAGGTGACTTCTCTGGCAAGAGGCAGGATTCCTCGAAAGGAATCTATGCTATGACTGCCCGGGATGTCTTCTGCCTGCTGGAGGAGCCCACTTACAAAATCCTGGAGCTCCAGGTCTTTGGGGCTTTCTTCGAGATCTATTGGGGGAAGGTCTATGACCTACTGAACTGGAAGAAGCGGCTGAGGGTGCTTGAGGATAGCAACCAACAGGTCCAGGTGGTGGGTCTCCTGGAGCAGGAAGTGGCCAGCGTGGAAGACGTGATGAAGCTCATTGAGATAGGGAATCGGTGCAGAACGTCTGGCCAGACCTCAGCAAATGCCCACTCGTCCCGAAGCCACGCCGTTTTCCAGATCATCCTAAAGAGGAGAGGAAGGCTGCATGGTAAGTTTTCCTTGATTGATTTAGCCGGCAATGAGCGAGGTGCGGATACCTCCAGTGCGGACCGGCAAACCAGGCTGGAGGGTGCAGAGATCAACAAGAGTCTCTTGGCACTTAAGGAATGCATCAGGGCTTTGGGGCGCAACAAAGGTCACACGCCCTTCCGGGCCAGTAAACTGACCCAGGTTTTAAGGGACTCCTTTATCGGAGAAAACTCCTGCACCTGCATGATCGCCACCATTTCTCCAGGGATGAGGTCGTGTGAGCACACACTCAACACACTGCGGTACGCCAATCGGGTGAAAGAGCTGGCAGTGGACCCAAGCGCCTTCCGACAGCTCCAGCCCGCCTTGCCCAGATCCATCTTTCAGCTGGATGACTTGACGAGGCCCTGGACAGTCCAGAGTTTGCCCGAGACGGATGAGTTCAAAGTGTTTTGCGTACAGAATGAGGACCAGGTCTCTCCGGCAACCGTTACCTTCATTGCCCGGGGGAGAGgccagaagaagaggaaagagatGGACGAGAAAGCTCTTGTGGAGGAGCACCAAGAGTCTCTCCGGTGGCTGAAAGGctttctgaaaatggctgacGATGCAGACTATGACATGGACTTTTACGCCTCTCAGTTTGAAGCGGTTCTGGCCCAGAAGATCGCCATTCTGTCTGAGATCCAAGATAAAGTGAAATTGTTCCGTGCGAACCTCTGCAGGGAAGAACCGGGCAGCAATCATGTCATTGTGAAGAGATCTCGTGTTCTGTGA